Below is a genomic region from Prunus persica cultivar Lovell chromosome G3, Prunus_persica_NCBIv2, whole genome shotgun sequence.
GACTTCATTTTTCATCATCATAAAACCCGAGCTCTCAAATGTTGTACAACTTAAACAAGTATCTTCACAAGAGACACACACTTATTCAGCAGGCTCTCACTCACGCTAAGCACTATATAACTCCACAAGATAAAGTAAATACCAGACTTAACCCCCAAGCTTGCGCTCCATGGAAAAGCTGTTGAAAGCACACAGCTGACATGCACCACAAAAAACCTACTACATCGGCATCTTGCTGCCAACATTTAGCTTATGCTGCAGAGCCCGCTTGTTCGCATAGGTCCAATAGATCCAGGGTctgaaaaatcatcaaataGGTTCGTATGAAGCCAGTAAAATTTAactcaaagaagaaaacaatgcAACCAGTGACTTAGGTGCCATACCTCAGGAATTGACAGCTCAAGACGAAACTTGGGACCATCATAGTGGTGCAAGACTGGCCTGAAGGcatcttcttccaaagccTTGCAGAGTTTCCTAACGCGGATCCTTAcctaataattatttatatggAAGATAAATGCCATCAATAAATTGGATAAATGGCTCTCAAACCCAAAGACGAAAAGAAGATAAATgccaaaaaccaaaagaacaaAGCTTTCTTTATCGTTACAAATTCTACCTGAGCAGGAAATCTCGACTCGCCTTTACATTTCTTGTCTTCCCAAGCAGTTGGATCAATGTTTGAACCACCAAAGCTTGCTGCCTGCATAAAAGCAATTGAAAACGGATCAAATAATAAGCTAAGATGATAGCCAAGTCAGCATACATGCTATACCACCAAGAATATTCCAGCCAAAACATATGAATGAATACAATATATAGGAAGTTTGAGAACAAACCTCGAAAATGCCATGcagttggtgtgttgtatagttgtagagaaACAAAGGCAAGCCTGGTGTTATTGCCCGAACAGAATCCCTATATCTTGGAGGTAAACCTATTATATAGATATAAAGATtaacacaaacacaaagaaGGAATAAAAACTGTATAATTTATAAGCATAATCTGCATTTATTGGTAACTCCATTAATTAAGTTGCATGGGTAGAGGAATATGTACAAACATCATAAACCATTTCATCCAGTGTATTTTATTCCTAGTTATAACTTTTATGCATTCAAACCCTTAAGGATCCCTTTACATGAACTATTATCTCTGTAAAGACTGCAAATGCAGAGAATGCAAGCTAAGAATTAGTCATTTTAACCTATACCTTAAGTTATAACCCACaatctttataaataaataaataaaactaaaaaaaattacaaatctaAAACAGATTCTTAAGGAAGATAAGAATAAATCAAATTTACCAAATAATTGTCGCTTTAAATCCTCCTGCATTGTGTCATTGTTACACACAAAGATGTAACCTCCAAGCACCTCATTTCTCGGGAGCGTCTCGGTTGCCGGCAAGGTCTTGAACCTTTTTTCAACTGTATTTGCAGATTCATTGTTGATATTGCTGTTGTTGATTTCTTTGTTGCTGTACTTGTTACCAGTCATGTTTCCCACAACACTTGCATTGTTTTTCTGGTAAACTGCATTCATGTTATAAATACCATTCCTAAAGGAACTTTTGCTCACATTTTCATTTACTTTAGAGTCCAAGCTCAGCATATTAAAGTTAAGGCTTTCAAATTTGTTATCTTCCtggaacccaaatttatcccTTGCCCTTGTCTCGGCTGGGCCCTTTGAAAGATCAAGGTTATTCATACGCTCGCCCTTTACCCTTGTCTGCTCAGCCAACTTTGAAGCGGCCATAAACCATTTTTGATCTTCTGCGACTTTTGACTGTCCTCGAAGCTCATCACCCAATTGCCAAAAGCTGTTCATGCTGTCCATCTTGCAAAATATACTCGGATTGACAGATCCTACAAAACGGTTTTTCAGAAACCAGAAaaagaactttttttttatgagaaggagaaagagaaattAACTTAACAGctcaaagaataaaaaatgggATTGAGAACAGAAAAATCagttaaacccaaaaaagttAAAGCATATAGTAAATAGGTATAATAATGCAAAGCATGCTTATCTAATTTTAGAAAAGCACAAAGGCAGTGATAACGGAACAAATGCTGATAGGAACTTTGATTAAACAGCATTAAAGGAAGATTCtataaattaagaaaagataagggGACAACATTCATAATTGGCTCACATAAGTAGCATATACTGAAAAGATGAACCATATTAGTTCAATGCTGAGTTGAACGGAAGAGGATAAGAGAATCATGAGAACAGCTCATATGTTCATGAAAGAAAGAGTCATGTTACCATCATATACatgcacaaaagaaaaaagaagtggaTGAAAATAAAGATTTACGAGATAAATTGGCAGATAAGGTAATACTAACTTTcgcaagtaaataaacatgCTGTTTTACCATTTTATAAGTGCAAAATAACTattaatcaaaagaaaagtacaaatattttatataaaaaatcaaaaaagatGATTTTGAGATACTCATGTCAATGTACAGCATGATTTAGAACTGACCCAGACACCTGAAGAAGCTAAATATTTGAGTTTCGTAGTTTTCTTTCTGCATTTACTCCATTTTCCAACCAACCAaacaagtaaaagaaaaaatttacacCGACTAAAAAGTCAACCAAattacagaaaataaaaaaaattggaacaaCGCAAGTTCCAACTACCAACATTACTCCAAATCCGAAGCTGAAAATGAACTAATCAGCTGCAAAAAGACATAAATCCAAAAGGTTTCCTACACATCAACGTATATGTAACAAATTCAAAGATCCAAAACACGCATTTGAGATTAGAACAATAAGAAGGGTAAAGCAACAGAAATTGAGGAGGAGAAAATGCAATTCGCAAAATGTGACAAGTAATTACCAATTaacagagagaagaagcaCACAAAAGCTTCAATTACTagcttaaagaagaaaagtgaaGGGCTTAAGGCCTTGATTTTGTGTAGTAAGAGTGAATTTTTGAAGCTTTAGAGAACCCTAGATTTGGGGATCAGAAAGAAGCTCACCTTACCTTTTATCTGCTTTGCCCTGTGAACCCGGAAGACACGACAGAGGAGGAGTGCAGCTGGATCTTTATTGTTATATATATGGTACAGTTTACCGGAAATGCCCTTGCAGGTTTGGTGAATCACATCCGTTGCCACTCCgggttttcattttgaatCTCTTTTTTTGTGGTCACAAAGTAGTCACGATTCAATTAACGGGTGTACTTGATAAAGTAGTTATGTAGAATGTATTGACCATTAAATGCTTGGACAATTTCACTAGCCACAATGATACTTCAAGTTACGTCTTTCTAATTGTAAAAGACCATTCCAAATTACTCAAATTATCTACAAAATTTTctgtggagtaaataacttgtGTTAGGTTCAAGTGATAAAGACTTTAATGCTAGAGAAATGTTCATCTAAATTCATACCTAGTATTTAATAGatttaaacaacaaaaatccACAAACGATAGTCTAAGAAActctaaattaataaaatatacagagtGGAGGACTTGAATTCAGGTATAAGTGTGTGGACTCATTGCTTAATCAATGTGAGCACCCTTGTTAAATACCAACATTTTgccatatttttttgtttttttgttatgaGAAATTGTAGGattgcatttataatttagCCCAAAAAACCACTAGACACAAACGACCAATAGAAACTAGCAAAATGGAAATTCAATAACGAAGAGATCTAACATCAAAGATAATTTTGAGCTCATCTATTAATGATCACGCACGATTGAAAAAATTTGCAAAATGGTGGTAGAGATTCGACGCTAAAACGCAGATAGAGATCTAACGTCGAGATGTATTCACATGTGATGAGTggaggaaaatcataacaaaacgaaAATAGATAGGGGAATCCTTATGTCTCTGAAAATGAGataagagaggaagaacaatggcttcctcctctcaaaatgaaaacaactcTAGATGGATTTTTGGAAGAGAAGGGGACTAGGGTTTTCAGGAGCTTTTCAATTGCAGATCAACATTTGCCTTGTTTAAATGAAGTCTCTAATTAAAGTGTTGGTCAAATAAGAAACAATTAGACACAACAATTAACCTCGAAATTAAGTGAAATACTATGGGGATAAATCCAATGAGGAACAAAATGACAAAGGAGGGACGTGGTATGTGCAGACGATGTGCACATTCAATTCAGATGAACTACTTGGAATTTaattcattttatatttttctgttCAGATGAGTTCGAAATTAGATTCCAGTAGTTTTTGGAATGTTGCGATGTGGCTCTGTCTGTCTGTCGGCAAGACTGGCGGGAGACGAGAGCCTCAGAGTAGTAATACTATCACTGTGTGCTTCCTCCGCAAACGAGCTTTGTCGTTTTTCCTGATCCATTTGGAAAATAACCATGAAATTCGCTGGCCTGGTCGCATATAAACTACAAGTAGTGTCGACAACTATCGacttgtaataataataataatccagATAATACTTTTCTTTCTACCAATAGatagaattaataaaataataataataatgattggTTAATGTAATTAGGAAGAAGAGTCTCCTATTAAATGTCTGTTGAGCTGCAGACCACAACTTGTTTAAgcggtttttttaaatgaagttGGTGGGAACGGGAATGGGAATGGGATTCGGGTTGGGATTGGTTGGCATGTGACGTTTGGGTTGTTGAATCAACATCAAAACGGGGACACTTTTATTTCATGTGCCTTCCTCACctttttggtaaaaaaaatatcaccaaaatatctctgtctctctctctctccctcataCGTGGACAGTGGAAGTTGAACAACTATATGATCCCGTTtgatttatagaaaaaaaggcttgagaatgagaaatcaattgctttctcatgtttggtaagtccaggtATGGGAAATCGTTGTTTGACTCATAGGAAAGTAATGGGGAAAGTGAAGCTCTGCCCTCATCCAAacttggattttattttccctcatcatggaaaagtttggaaaaatgaccaacattaaatacacatttttcatgatcattttgtccccattaacaatttagaattataatatatcattaaatgttTAATAtgagtataattgaaaaattatacaaactttgtttttcattccTAATCAAAGTCATATCTCCCGATTTTCCCTCAAATTCGTGATGTGAACAAAACAGGGTCTTTATGCATAATGCGATAACACGTGACTCTATTGCATAACATATAGCTCTTTTGGGCTTGTTACTGTTATGTGAGTTTTGTTACTCTTTGTACATGGGCCTTATGTGAATTATGCTTCCTTCCTTTGGGGCTTTAGACTTAATTTGTAAGCAAGTGATGGGCTTGGGCTAATGTTATCAGACATGATGAACTTTAGCGTTGGCCTCAATTTCCCCGTGTGAAGTGTCAATTTGTCATTAAACCTACATCTCCTTACCATAACATGGCTAGCAGAAGTACCAAATACCAACTCCTTAATTCTTGATCAAGACCCCTATCAAATAGGGCAGGAAGGTCAAGATTTGTCTCTTAGCTTGACAAACTTCTAAGAGCATCTTCAACAGACTCTTTATCCTCTCATCCCTAGCTACTTTGgctaaaaagaaggaaaatcctCCTCCAGCAGACTCCCTACTTGGCTCTCTATTTTGGAGAATCAACTTTTGGCTCTCTACATGTAGAGATGAGGAGAGATAATTTGGctaggaggagagagaaaaagggagagagagatagagacatTTGGGAGGTTAGTGGGGTTAGTGGGGTTgggttctatttttttaaataaatatattggatttgcgagagaaagaagaggaaagagaaagagaaaataataataaaatattttaaattagcCAAAATAGAGAACATTGATGGAGGAAACATCTTTTAAGTGGTTTGCTATAATAGCTTTCTAGTTATTTTAACTAGAATTTGGCTAAAATTTAGAGACTCTCCTATAGATGCTCTTATGGATATGCACATCCAAGCACAGCTCGTTGTGCTATGGATTCAAGTTAATGAGTGCTAACGTCATGAATACTAAACACGTATCACCAAACAATACTAACATCTAACTACTATAAACTACATAGCATGATTACTACAAATATGTATTGGAATGATTAATTTAAGCATGTTACTATGATGTATATTGGAATGATTCAAATTTCTACTTCTTCtatgtttatttatatatgtgtattaaaatgatttaaattcatgaaataaaaaattatgtgagTTACACGTTAAAATTCGTAATTAAATACcttcaaaatcaagaatttgatcaattAGATAAGTAGTTGATTCAactctaattttttaattccTCTATTTAAGTTTTCCGATTCATGACTTCTCCCAtttatgaaatataaaaacatCAACCACTTATATTAAAAACTTATTGTATTAATATATGTGAATTAGTAGCATGAGGTAATGTGTAAGATGTGAGagttacaaaaaaaattccttaCCACACAATACTAACGTTTTTCCTCTCactttctttgattttattttcctgAAAAAGCACACTGCGTATTGTGATAAATACACAGTTAATTTATGATTGTGTCTGAAAGTTTAGcttcaaaaggaagaaaagaaaaagaaaaagagacagaaaaagaataaatccATTATTCCAGCCCAAATAGAAAACCGCTTAAACCTTGACAGCTAGTCCGGTCCTCTTCTCTGTGGATTCGAAGAGGAGTCGCCTCGCTCTGGAATCTCTCTAAACCTTACCGTCCGTACAGAGCACAACGAAAAACCCTCCATTTCCATGGATATGCAGCAAAACGACTTCGATCGGATCCTCTTCTTCGAACACTCCCGTAAGACCTCCGAAGCCACCTACACTAAGAATCCTCTCGATGCCGGTGTTCGTATCTCCTCCCTCTTCATCCTTCTCATTCTCCTTTCTGAACCTGGGGATTGTTAGCTTTCGAGCTCTAACTTCTTTCCCTTCTtcaccttttttctttaaacaacttatatttaacttttctattttgtaATTGCAGAACTTGACGAGATGGGCTGGAGCTCTACTAGAGTTGTCTCAGTTTCAGAATGTCGTAGAGTCAAACAAGATGATTCAAGGTGCTAACTTTCCCCCAAATATTCATCTATGTTTTGAATGCGAGACTGTAATCTCTTCTCTTTAGCCTTCATATTTGGAATTGTTTAATTGAGTAGTTTGtaagttttaaatttgtaAATATGGGTTTGTGATTGGTTGCCCAGATGCAATTTCAAAGCTGGAGGAGGCATTGTCGATTAATCCTAAGAAACATGAGGCTCTTTGGTGCCTGGGAAATGCTCATACTACTCGTGCATTTTTTAATCCGGACCAGAACGAGGCAAATCGTGGTTTTGATAAAGCGTCTCAGTATTTTCAGCAAGCTCTTGACGAGGTACTTCACTTGCCAAATCTCAAAGAAACTGTATGCTTGTTGTCAAAGTATGTCATTGTTTTTCCAACTTGGATGTATGATgagtattttcttttattttttgcaggATCCAGGAAATGAAGTCTATCGAAAGTCTTTGGAAGTGGCTGCCAAGGTGCTCTCTAACACTTGATCTGATGAAAatgcttttttgttgttgttgaaatcATGTATTGGCATCCTTAGTTGCGGTAGCGTGGGGGACTGGCAATTAGAACCTTGATTTTTACTTGTCTCCAAGTCTAGTGTGGTGTCCGCTGTTTTCTTGAGAAGTCAATTATACTTTATAGTATCTCTGGAACTGTGTTTTTCTTACCATTGTATCTGGATTTAACAGCTCAAGAATGAGAGACTTGTTGCAAAGTTATTAATGACTGTGTTTATAGGCCCCGCAATTGCACTTGGAATTCCAAAAGCATGGTTTTGGTCAACAGGTGATGGAGGCCGCTGCTGCTGCTGGACCTTCTACTTCATCAGGTGCAAAGGTAATTTTTCTGTCTCATGGGGATGTCATTCAATAGTTCATTGATTGTTGATGAATTATATTGTTAACTTCAGTGCATCACATTTGCACTTCTTGTGCTTTCATTATGGTTGGTTTCTTGATCTGTTGATGAATTATTGCTTTATCCCCTTGTCCCTCCTCCCTCTACAGGcaacaaagaaaagcaagAGCAGCGATCTCAAGTATGACATATTTGGTTGGATAATCCTTGCTGTCGGAATTGTTGCTTGGTTAGGATTTGCAAAATcccatcctcctcctcctcctcctcccccgCCTCCACGCTTTAGTTAGACATAGTTTTTGGCACTCTGGAAGGTGGTTTGGAGATGAATCATTCATCAGCAGGTGGAGATGTACATTTGAAATGGACTCATATCATATGTGACAGACCATCCATAAGATTAAGTAGTTAGCTTTGCCCTAGTGAATATAGTGAGGCTTCGCCAATGTGACTGATGATAGATAACAATATTGCATATTTCTCATAGTCAAATATAGATGACGGTTGAGCAGCTGGTTTTGTGGATGTTGGTTTGTCTTTGCAGATTCAATTCCTTAGTTTCAAATGCCCATCACGACAAAGATGGGGGTAAATCTGGTTATGCCTTTCTCCAGCATGCAATTACTTGTTCTGATGCATGCTTTCTTTCGATCCCTCATTtgaataattcaaattttttgttttggctgGATTGGGTGATCACaattaattaagcaaaaatATCACATTTGAGCTCATCTTAAAAAGCAAACTAATCTCCCCgtagtttaaattaaattaaaatagcacattgcttgtataaaaacaagaagaaaatcaaattaattaatgaatgaAAGTTTCATGCGTCGGGTGCATTCTTTTCCCCATTTTGAGTCGTTCTATGTCCAGGGTTTCATATATGGACCATAGATGCAAATCTGCATATTAGCCACACGATTCATCTAAGTAACTTCACTTAAGTTTAATGAAATGATCATGTGACTAATATAAAAGTCAACATCTATGGTTCGCATATGACACTCTTACTATAGAATTTCGCTCCCCGTTTATGGGCTTTATATTAAATTGCAGCGGATAAAGATCCTAAAATAAAAAGCCCCAAAATTCGGCCCACGAAACTATGGCCCAATGAGCCTATGAGGCATTGAGGCGTACCGTCTCTGAATGTCCACGTGCTGCATCTCCTATATACGGCGCCGTTTCGCCCGAAGAACCCGGAAGTTTCTGTATGGCTGCTGATGTCTGTTAAGATTGGTGCGAGAAACTCCTAAAAACAATGTTAATTAAGGCTCTTTGTAATTTTGCATCTCCAAAGTTTTGTACTTTTGTACCTCCAAATCTTCGAGATAATGGCTTACTGTAGTATCCAGACGAAAGTTTACAGTGGCGACTTAGCTTCGTCTTCCAGCTTTTCGCGGTCTTTGGCAGCAGCGCCTGGAACTCTTGGCCttcattcaatttcaaatgcAAGCCGCCGTGTATGCTGTGACGCTCCAAAACGCCGGCGTTTCCAAGTG
It encodes:
- the LOC18783528 gene encoding B2 protein — its product is MDSMNSFWQLGDELRGQSKVAEDQKWFMAASKLAEQTRVKGERMNNLDLSKGPAETRARDKFGFQEDNKFESLNFNMLSLDSKVNENVSKSSFRNGIYNMNAVYQKNNASVVGNMTGNKYSNKEINNSNINNESANTVEKRFKTLPATETLPRNEVLGGYIFVCNNDTMQEDLKRQLFGLPPRYRDSVRAITPGLPLFLYNYTTHQLHGIFEAASFGGSNIDPTAWEDKKCKGESRFPAQVRIRVRKLCKALEEDAFRPVLHHYDGPKFRLELSIPETLDLLDLCEQAGSAA
- the LOC18782423 gene encoding mitochondrial import receptor subunit TOM20 isoform X1, with product MDMQQNDFDRILFFEHSRKTSEATYTKNPLDAGNLTRWAGALLELSQFQNVVESNKMIQDAISKLEEALSINPKKHEALWCLGNAHTTRAFFNPDQNEANRGFDKASQYFQQALDEDPGNEVYRKSLEVAAKAPQLHLEFQKHGFGQQVMEAAAAAGPSTSSGAKATKKSKSSDLKYDIFGWIILAVGIVAWLGFAKSHPPPPPPPPPPRFS
- the LOC18782423 gene encoding mitochondrial import receptor subunit TOM20 isoform X2; protein product: MDMQQNDFDRILFFEHSRKTSEATYTKNPLDAGNLTRWAGALLELSQFQNVVESNKMIQDAISKLEEALSINPKKHEALWCLGNAHTTRAFFNPDQNEANRGFDKASQYFQQALDEDPGNEVYRKSLEVAAKLKNERLVAKLLMTVFIGPAIALGIPKAWFWSTGDGGRCCCWTFYFIRCKGNKEKQEQRSQV